The window CTTTAAGCTTTAAAGTCAAATGAAAACCGAATTCTGACTTCACGAGAGATCTATCACTTCTAGATGGATTTTTCATATCAAGTATAATCCAGATGAGACAGTGGTTAGATATAAGGCTCATTTTATGGCAAGAGGGTATACACAAACTTTAATGGAGAAGACCATATTGAATGTTTCTCTCAAGTAACCAAGGTTACCACAGGATTTCCGTTGCAATAGTAGCAACTAAAAGGTTGAACATACACCAAGATGACATCTACAATGCGTATCTTCATGGTCATATTGATGAAGATTTGTACATGGTCCCACCAAAAGGATGCACGTGAGCTTTAAAGGGGCAATTGTGTAAGTTATCTAAGTCTCTTTATAGTCTTAAACAAATAGTGAGGCAATGGAACCTTGAATTCACCAACAAGCTTATCTCTATGGGTTTCAGAAAGTCCATTCATGATTATTGGTTGTTCACAAAGAAGGTTGGTGATGATTTTCTAACACTTATTATGCATGTCGATGATTTGTTGACAATTGGTAGTGTAGACCAGTTAATTCAAAATGTGAAAGATAAGTTAGATATGACATTTGCAATTAAGGACACGGGGTTTGCCAAATACTTCATTGTCATAGAGTTGGCTATATCACATGAAGGTAATCTGTTTTGTCAATAGAAGTACATCAATGACATGTTGTTAGATGTTGGATTAACAAATGCAAAAGTTATCTTTAGTCCTTTTCCTAGCAATTTGCAGTTTTCTGATGATTCTAGTCTTTATGCACATCCTGATTAATACAAAAGATTAGTGGGGTGTTTACTCTAAGGTTTTACTGGACTAGACATTGGTTACATCACGTCAATACATGAATTCCCCATCAAATGTTCATACCAAAATTTAAAAGCCATAAGTTCTAGCTAAATGAAGCCTAGTTTGATCAATTTGGGATTGGTACAACTGTCATCCACAGTTTGAAAGAGATAGTGTTAAAACCGTAAAGATGGTTTATGGTAAGTACTTTGGACATATACAAGTATAGTATTATTTCTGTTTTGTAACCGTTCTTAGGTAGGAATATATTTTCTCTTTCTTACTTTACTAAACCGAGCTATATATAGCTCATTTTTACAATTTTGTTCTTTAGCGAGCATTAATGAAAAGAATacattctctcttttttttttttttggtaagactACATTCTCTCTTTTCAATATAttctttagttttcattttcCAATAACATTTAATACGACAGAGAATAAACAATTAGagaaaaaatgaaattcaaattcaaaaatAGAGAGAAAATGAAATTCAAATCCAAAAAGATTGCACGGATAGAATGGTCCGACAGTACTTTTTATTTACGAAACTACCATAAAGGGATGCTAATAAAATATGACCCTTCAAATATCCAACGGTGATGAGACCAAGGAGTAAGATAATAAAATAGATCAGTGCCCacgagaataaactgtaattatttttcataaaaatggaAGTCGCACGTGCCGGCCTTCTCCTGTAAAGTAAAAAGGCGCTCGAATCTTAGATCCGACGACCACATCATATTTCCCCATCCAGACCGGGACCTCATCAGATCAAATCCAACGGTTATAAATCTCCGATTAATCTCCACCGTTAGATCCTAATCCAACGTACTTGATTAAATCTCCCGCCCTGTCTCCTTACACAATAAATACATACATAAAAAACCCGGTCCAACAAAGtctcttccttctctttctctctctggttttttttatctctctcAAAAAGGAGCGAACTTTCTTTCCCAGTTTCCAAATCTTCCACTAACTTACGCTCCTCCTGCCATTGCTAAACCTGCGCCGCCTGAGCTATGTCGCCGGCGGGAACCGCCACGAGTACGATTATCAGAATCTCGAGGTATAGGCGGTGTTAATTTGATCTTCTCCGAGATACCTAAAATGGAGAGCCAGAAAAGCCAACCGAAGCTCACTAGAAACCACTCTTCACTTCTCCGATCAGTCCCCACCGTTAGGTCATCTATTCATAGTCTCACTTCCGTCGCCGAGGAGGACCTTGTTAAACCAGAGCAAAACCAGCAGCcacagcaacaacaacaacagaAGAAACATGAAatggaagagaaaagaaaacCTCATCGGTCCGGCTCAACTCCGAGGAGGACCGGTTCGGCGAGGTTTAGTCCGGTTTTAACTATGATTTCACTCGCTTTCTTTACTCTTTTCTCtctgttcttctttttcttcttctatttgaGAAGAGAGGAAGTTCCTACATCGGAGAATCTCTTATTAGCTTTGATTTTCATTGCTATAACCCTATTTTTTGCGAGTAAGAACAAGAGCTTGATTAACCAGAATCTAACCCTAGCCAAGCAATTATGGGATGAAAACACGAAAAGACTCTGTTTATGTTCTTCAAGAACCAAATCAAAGCCGGTTCAATGGTTTATTGGTGAGTCAAATGCTGATTCCACCATCAAAACCCCCAAATTGAAGAGGATTGTGAGAGAAGGAGTTGAGTTTTACAGTAATGGAGATTTCTATGAAGGTGAATTTCATAAAGGGAAATGTAATGGAAGTGGAGTTTATAACTACTTTGTGAAAGGTAGATATGAGGGAGATTGGATTGATGGAAGATATGATGGATATGGAATTGAGAGCTGGGCTAGAGGGAGTAGATATAGAGGGCAATATAGACAAGGGCTAAGACATGGTTATGGTGTTTATAAGTTTTTTACAGGTGATTCTTATGCTGGTGAATGGTTTAATGGTCAAAGCTATGGTGTTGGAGTTCAAACTTGCTCTGATGGTAGCTGCTATGTTGGTGAATTCAAATGTGGTGTTAAACATGGTCTTGGTGTTTACCATTTCAGGTGATTTAATTTTCAATGTTCTTCTGGATGGATTCATGAATCTAATAGGAATTAGTGTTGATTAACAACTAATTTCCATATACTTTTTGGTTCAATGTTGGGAttattttaggttttttttatctaatttcaGGTGATTTCTATTTCTCCATCAAAGTTGTTTTCATTTTTCCTACTTTCCTTGTTTTTGCTTTGACTTTTCAGTTCCTAATTCTTGTATGGGGTTTGGTGTCCTTTTTCCCTAATTTGCTACCATTGATGAAACAGTAGAAAATGATGTGTTGAACTTTGATTGTGGTTAGTTTGACTTGTTAAATCGTGTtgtcgtgtcagaaattgaaAACCTTAATCATGAAATTGACATCTGAAACCAGTTAGAGATCGATATGCCCGGTGAATATTTCGGAAAATCGTGTTTTCGGGTCATAGATTGATACCCGTGAACCTTGAGATCTCAAGCTACTTAATGGTTTACTGTTTGTTAATGGTTTGTTGAAAGTCTTTTGGTTTGTTAAGAACTTCACATTGATTAGTTCTATTTTCATGTGAGCAATAGTGATGAGAAATGGATTGAATTGCAGAAACGGAGACCGATACGCTGGTGAATATTTCGGAGACAAAATCCACGGGTTCGGCGTTTATCACTTCGCGAACGGCCATTGCTACGAGGGTTCATGGCACGAAGGCCGGAAGCAAGGCTACGGCTTGTACACATTCAGAAAAAGTGATGCAAAATGCGGGGAATGGGATTCGGGTATCCTCAAGAACCCAATGTCTCCAACAGATGCAGTCCTAAGAACAATCCAGGTACTACATTTGCACTCTCTCTTTAACTTCCTCCATTGAAACAGAATTCGGGTACCTTTGCTTAGCTCGTTTTTCGGGTTTTCTGAAATGCAGGCTGCTAGAAAAGCGGCGGAAAGTGCAGTCAACCTTAGGCGGGTAGATGAACAAGTGGATAGGGCAGTTCAGGCTGCAAACAGAGCAGCTACAGCAGCTAGAGTTGCTGCTATAAAAGCGGTTCAAAACCGGATGGATGGTAAATTTTGTGATACAAATGTGTAAGAGTTCTGAGTTTTTCACTTGAGAAACTGTAAATTTTTCTTCACTAATTTTTAAGGTgtttgaaaaaaagaaagatgtAACCCAGATGAGCAAAAATTGCTTGTTAGAGGTTGAGAGTGTTTCAAGCTTTTTTTTAATCACTCACACTAACTTGTAAATGTAAATCTTGTATATCAATGGAAGTTCAATTTTCCAATCaggctaattttttttttttttttactaagttTGTTAATTTCTAACATGATAATAAGATAATAAGATTTATAGAGATAATATCGATGACCGTGTTAAACTATATTTATatcaaatataatattattatgtaCTAGCTTTGTCCTTTTGAGATTTTGAATAACAAGTGGAAAAGAATATCACAATCACATAAACTAGGGATAAAGGTCAATTTTGGACCTAAGGTTTAGATAAGttcattatttttgttttcaatcatataaagtattttaattttacttttatgttatgaataattttaaaatctttgaattttatattttactaATATAATGACAGTTTGAATTTTACTAATATAATAACCGTTTGAATTTTAAAATTCACACGTTGTAGCTCTAGAACTTTATAGGTTACTAACAATAATGACCTTACGGATAATAATCTCAAAATGAAGAAAACCTAAGAATTACAGtagtttaaaattatatttttatattgaccatcgttttttattttttaaatcataatt of the Euphorbia lathyris chromosome 7, ddEupLath1.1, whole genome shotgun sequence genome contains:
- the LOC136201323 gene encoding uncharacterized protein; this encodes MESQKSQPKLTRNHSSLLRSVPTVRSSIHSLTSVAEEDLVKPEQNQQPQQQQQQKKHEMEEKRKPHRSGSTPRRTGSARFSPVLTMISLAFFTLFSLFFFFFFYLRREEVPTSENLLLALIFIAITLFFASKNKSLINQNLTLAKQLWDENTKRLCLCSSRTKSKPVQWFIGESNADSTIKTPKLKRIVREGVEFYSNGDFYEGEFHKGKCNGSGVYNYFVKGRYEGDWIDGRYDGYGIESWARGSRYRGQYRQGLRHGYGVYKFFTGDSYAGEWFNGQSYGVGVQTCSDGSCYVGEFKCGVKHGLGVYHFRNGDRYAGEYFGDKIHGFGVYHFANGHCYEGSWHEGRKQGYGLYTFRKSDAKCGEWDSGILKNPMSPTDAVLRTIQAARKAAESAVNLRRVDEQVDRAVQAANRAATAARVAAIKAVQNRMDGKFCDTNV